A window of Cucurbita pepo subsp. pepo cultivar mu-cu-16 chromosome LG06, ASM280686v2, whole genome shotgun sequence contains these coding sequences:
- the LOC111797432 gene encoding cytochrome P450 CYP72A219-like isoform X3: protein MEYSWVGAAISVIASLLAIWVSWGVLNWVWIKPRKLEKRLREQGLAGNPYRILYGDLKESLALLKEANSKPMAFSHDIGARVLPSISNAIQNHGKNSYVWLGPYPRVNIMDPEQLNATFSLINDIQKPDMNPFFKFLLEGIITHEGEKWAKHRKIINPAFHLDKLKNMVPVFVDSSNEIVSEWERIVPEEEGCCELDVMPYLQSLTRDAISRAAFGSSYKEGQMIFQLLKQLTDWVVKVAGGIYIPGWRFLPTKSNKKMKEINREIKRMVLSIINKRKMAMKEGEAVQNDLLGILLDSNAKEIEAQGNNKHVGMSIEDIINECKIFYIAGQETTEQLLTWTMILLSFHTEWQERARAEVREVFGNNNPDSDGLPRLKVVNMILHEVLRLYPPASTLNRMVKKETRVGNLSLPAGVMLIAPVVLIHRDREIWGEDANEFKPERFSKGVSKASKLQPAFFPFGWGPRTCMGQDLAIHEAKVAMSLILQRFSFELSPSYAHAPTLLMTTQPQHGAHIILRKL, encoded by the exons ATGGAGTACTCATGGGTTGGGGCTGCCATTTCAGTGATAGCGAGCTTACTAGCAATCTGGGTATCATGGGGTGTGTTGAACTGGGTTTGGATCAAGCCGAGGAAGCTCGAGAAGCGGCTGAGAGAACAAGGCCTCGCCGGAAACCCTTACCGGATTCTGTATGGGGACCTGAAGGAGAGCTTGGCGCTGTTGAAGGAGGCCAACTCCAAGCCTATGGCCTTCTCCCATGACATTGGTGCAAGGGTGTTGCCCTCCATCTCTAATGCCATCCAAAACCATG GAAAGAATTCATACGTATGGCTTGGGCCATATCCGAGAGTAAACATCATGGATCCAGAGCAACTTAACGCTACCTTTTCTCTAATCAATGATATCCAAAAGCCGGATATGAACCCGTTCTTTAAGTTCCTTTTAGAGGGAATTATAACGCATGAAGGCGAAAAATGGGCTAAACATAGAAAGATTATCAACCCTGCATTTCATTTGGATAAATTGAAG AATATGGTGCCAGTGTTCGTGGATAGCAGCAATGAGATAGTGAGTGAATGGGAAAGAATAGTACCTGAAGAAGAAGGGTGTTGTGAGTTGGATGTAATGCCATATCTACAAAGCTTGACACGTGATGCCATTTCCAGAGCAGCATTTGGAAGTAGCTATAAGGAAGGACAGATGATCTTCCAGCTTCTTAAACAACTTACTGATTGGGTGGTTAAGGTTGCTGGTGGAATTTATATTCCTGGATGGAG GTTTCTACCAACAAAGTcgaacaagaagatgaaggaaataaatagagaaataaaaagaatggtTTTGAGtattataaacaaaaggaaaatggcAATGAAGGAAGGTGAGGCTGTACAGAACGATCTATTGGGCATTCTCCTTGACTCTAATGcaaaagaaattgaagcaCAAGGAAACAACAAACACGTTGGAATGAGCATAGAAGATATCATTAATGAGTGCAAGATCTTCTACATTGCTGGCCAAGAAACCACAGAACAGCTATTAACTTGGACAATGATCTTGTTGAGCTTCCACACCGAGTGGCAAGAACGAGCTAGAGCTGAGGTTCGAGAAGTATTCGGTAACAACAACCCAGATTCCGATGGTCTACCTCGTCTAAAAGTG gtaaatatgattttacaCGAAGTTCTAAGACTATATCCACCTGCAAGTACGCTTAATCGGATGGTTAAAAAGGAAACGAGAGTTGGAAACTTAAGTCTACCAGCTGGAGTGATGTTGATTGCACCGGTGGTTCTTATTCACCGTGATCGTGAGATATGGGGTGAGGATGCAAATGAGTTTAAACCAGAGAGGTTTAGCAAGGGAGTTTCGAAAGCATCGAAGTTGCAGCCTGCTTTCTTTCCATTTGGATGGGGTCCTCGGACATGCATGGGGCAGGACCTTGCGATACATGAGGCTAAAGTTGCGATGTCCTTGATTCTACAACGTTTTTCATTTGAACTCTCTCCATCGTACGCTCATGCTCCCACTCTGCTTATGACTACTCAGCCTCAACATGGAGCTCATATCATCCTACGCAAATTGTAA
- the LOC111797434 gene encoding cytochrome P450 CYP72A219-like codes for MACVTATVSIWIAVVSLVVLGGKLLNWIWLRPRRLEKFLRQQGFAGNSYRILYGDLKDRDAMREQAISKPMNFSNDIAPRVIPSVHHTIQKYGKNSFMWFGPIPRLHIMDPEQLKTVLTLINDIQKPLMYPHLKLLTNGLINHEGEKWVKHRKIINPAFHLEKLKVMVPAFYHSCYDMVSKWESMVFENGSCELDVMPYLQQMAADVISRTAFGSSYEKGKKIFKLQTELAGLVNQTIMGIFIPGWRFLPTKSNRKMKEISKEITTLILRIINEREKSMSAGEAMHSDLLGILMESNLNEIGRHGNNKDIGMSIDDVINECKTFYIAGQETTATLLTWTVILLSSYSEWQDRARAEVFEIFGNKKPDFDGLSRLKVVTMILNEVLRLYSPASILGRRVKKETKVGNFTIPAGVFLGLPITLLHRDPELWGEDAGEFKPERFSKGVSKATKNPNAFIPFGLGPRICIGVNFAMIEAKMALSIILQRFSFELSPSYTHAPIAAMTVQPQHGAHIILHKL; via the exons ATGGCGTGTGTCACAGCCACGGTATCCATTTGGATAGCTGTGGTGAGTTTAGTCGTATTGGGAGGGAAACTTCTCAACTGGATTTGGTTGAGGCCCAGGAGATTAGAGAAGTTCTTAAGGCAGCAAGGATTCGCCGGAAATTCTTACCGGATTCTCTATGGAGACTTGAAGGACAGAGACGCCATGAGAGAGCAGGCCATCTCCAAGCCGATGAACTTCTCCAATGATATTGCTCCACGTGTTATTCCTTCTGTTCATCATACCATCCAGAAATATG GCAAGAATTCATTTATGTGGTTTGGCCCCATACCAAGATTGCACATCATGGACCCTGAACAACTTAAAACTGTGCTTAC ATTGATCAATGATATCCAGAAGCCACTTATGTATCCCCATCTCAAGCTGCTTACAAATGGACTTATAAACCATGAAGGAGAAAAATGGGTGAAACACAGAAAGATAATCAATCCTGCATTTCACTTAGAAAAGCTTAAG GTTATGGTACCAGCATTCTATCATAGCTGCTATGACATGGTTAGCAAATGGGAAAGCATGGTCTTCGAGAACGGATCGTGTGAGTTAGACGTAATGCCTTATCTACAACAAATGGCTGCTGATGTGATTTCTCGAACAGCATTTGGGAGTAGCTatgagaaaggaaaaaagatcttcaaacttcaaactGAACTAGCTGGTTTGGTGAATCAAACTATCATGGGGATTTTTATTCCGGGATGGAG ATTCCTACCCACAAAGTCGaacagaaaaatgaaagagataAGTAAGGAGATAACAACTCTGATCTTGCGTATTATAAATGAAAGGGAAAAGTCCATGAGTGCAGGTGAAGCTATGCATAGCGATCTGTTAGGCATTCTCATGGAATccaatttgaatgaaattggACGACATGGAAACAATAAAGACATTGGAATGAGCATAGATGATGTCATTAATGAATGCAAGACTTTCTATATTGCTGGCCAAGAAACTACAGCTACGTTACTAACTTGGACGGTGATATTATTGAGTTCATACTCAGAATGGCAGGACCGAGCAAGAGCAGAGGTCTTTGAGATCTTCGGTAACAAGAAACCAGATTTTGATGGTCTAAGTCGACTAAAAGTT GTAACTATGATCTTGAACGAGGTTCTCAGGTTATACTCACCAGCGAGTATTCTTGGTCGACgtgttaaaaaagaaacaaaagttgGAAATTTTACTATACCAGCCGGAGTGTTTTTGGGCTTACCAATTACTCTTCTCCATCGTGATCCTGAGTTATGGGGTGAAGATGCAGGCGAATTTAAACCAGAAAGATTTTCTAAGGGAGTTTCTAAAGCTACAAAAAATCCAAATGCTTTTATCCCATTTGGTTTGGGTCCTCGAATATGCATAGGAGTAAACTTTGCCATGATTGAAGCAAAAATGGCGCTATCAATTATCCTACAACGCTTCTCATTTGAGCTTTCTCCATCGTATACTCATGCTCCCATCGCAGCTATGACAGTCCAACCTCAACATGGAGCTCATATCATACTGCACAAACTGTAG
- the LOC111797435 gene encoding cytochrome P450 CYP72A219-like — protein sequence MACVTATLSIWIAVVSLVVLGGKLLNWIWLRPRRLEKFLRQQGFAGNSYRILYGDLKDRTAMREQAISKPINFSDDIAPRVLPSVHHTIQKYGKNSFMWFGPIPRLHIMDPEQLKTVFTLINDIQKPVMNPLLKLFAGGVVNHEGAKWARHRKIINPAFHLQKLKVMVPAFYHSCYDMVSKWESMVFETGSCELDVMPYLQQMAADVISRTAFGSSYEKGEKIFKLQTELALLVNQPTMGIFIPGWRFLPTKTNKKMKEISKEITTLILGIINEREKSMSAGEAMHSDLLGILMESNLDEIGRHGNNKDTGMSIEDVINECKTFYIAGQETTATLLIWTMILLSSYSEWQDRARAEVFEIFGNKKPDFDGLSRLKVVTMILNEVLRLYSPATLLSRRVKKETKVGNFTIPAGVFLGLPITLLHRDPELWGEDAGEFKPERFSKGVSKATKNPNAFIPFGLGPRICIGLNFAMIEAKMALSIILQRFSFELSPSYTHAPIAGITVHPQHGAHIILHKL from the exons ATGGCGTGTGTCACAGCCACGCTATCCATTTGGATAGCTGTGGTGAGTTTGGTCGTATTGGGAGGGAAACTTCTTAACTGGATTTGGTTGAGGCCCAGGAGATTAGAGAAGTTTTTAAGGCAGCAAGGATTCGCCGGAAATTCTTACCGGATTCTCTATGGAGACCTGAAGGACAGAACCGCCATGAGAGAGCAGGCCATCTCCAAGCCGATCAACTTCTCCGATGATATAGCTCCACGTGTTCTTCCTTCTGTTCATCATACCATCCAGAAATATG GCAAGAATTCATTTATGTGGTTTGGCCCCATACCAAGATTGCACATCATGGACCCTGAACAACTTAAAACTGTGTTTACATTGATCAATGATATCCAAAAGCCAGTTATGAATCCCCTTCTCAAGTTGTTTGCAGGTGGAGTTGTAAACCATGAAGGAGCAAAATGGGCGAGACACAGAAAGATAATCAATCCTGCATTTCATTTACAAAAGCTTAAG GTTATGGTACCAGCATTCTATCATAGCTGCTACGACATGGTTAGCAAATGGGAAAGCATGGTCTTCGAGACCGGATCATGTGAGTTAGACGTAATGCCTTATCTACAACAAATGGCTGCTGATGTGATTTCTCGAACAGCATTTGGGAGTAGCTAtgagaaaggagaaaagatcttcaaacttcaaactGAACTAGCTCTTCTGGTGAATCAACCTACCATGGGGATTTTTATTCCGGGATGGAg ATTCCTACCCACAAAGacgaacaaaaaaatgaaagagataAGTAAGGAGATAACAACTCTGATCTTGGGTATTATAAATGAAAGGGAGAAGTCCATGAGTGCAGGTGAAGCTATGCATAGCGATCTGTTAGGCATTCTCATGGAATCCAATTTGGATGAAATTGGACGACATGGAAACAATAAAGACACTGGAATGAGCATAGAAGATGTCATTAATGAATGCAAGACTTTCTATATTGCTGGACAAGAAACTACAGCTACGTTACTAATTTGGACGATGATATTATTGAGTTCATACTCAGAATGGCAAGACCGAGCAAGAGCAGAGGTCTTTGAGATCTTCGGTAACAAGAAACCAGATTTTGATGGTCTAAGTCGACTAAAAGTT GTAACTATGATCTTGAACGAGGTTCTCAGGTTATACTCACCAGCGACTTTGCTTAGTCGACgtgttaaaaaagaaacaaaagttgGAAATTTTACTATACCAGCCGGAGTGTTTTTGGGCTTACCAATTACTCTTCTCCATCGTGATCCTGAGTTATGGGGTGAAGATGCAGGCGAATTTAAACCAGAAAGATTTTCTAAGGGAGTTTCTAAAGCTACAAAAAATCCAAATGCTTTTATCCCATTTGGTTTGGGTCCTCGAATATGCATAGGACTAAACTTTGCCATGATTGAAGCAAAAATGGCGCTATCAATTATCCTACAACGCTTCTCATTTGAGCTTTCTCCATCATATACTCATGCTCCCATCGCAGGTATAACAGTCCATCCTCAACATGGAGCTCATATCATACTACACAAACTGTAG
- the LOC111797432 gene encoding cytochrome P450 CYP72A219-like isoform X1, with product MQHSVPPSFAADKTRFRVIASLLAIWVSWGVLNWVWIKPRKLEKRLREQGLAGNPYRILYGDLKESLALLKEANSKPMAFSHDIGARVLPSISNAIQNHGKNSYVWLGPYPRVNIMDPEQLNATFSLINDIQKPDMNPFFKFLLEGIITHEGEKWAKHRKIINPAFHLDKLKNMVPVFVDSSNEIVSEWERIVPEEEGCCELDVMPYLQSLTRDAISRAAFGSSYKEGQMIFQLLKQLTDWVVKVAGGIYIPGWRFLPTKSNKKMKEINREIKRMVLSIINKRKMAMKEGEAVQNDLLGILLDSNAKEIEAQGNNKHVGMSIEDIINECKIFYIAGQETTEQLLTWTMILLSFHTEWQERARAEVREVFGNNNPDSDGLPRLKVVNMILHEVLRLYPPASTLNRMVKKETRVGNLSLPAGVMLIAPVVLIHRDREIWGEDANEFKPERFSKGVSKASKLQPAFFPFGWGPRTCMGQDLAIHEAKVAMSLILQRFSFELSPSYAHAPTLLMTTQPQHGAHIILRKL from the exons TGATAGCGAGCTTACTAGCAATCTGGGTATCATGGGGTGTGTTGAACTGGGTTTGGATCAAGCCGAGGAAGCTCGAGAAGCGGCTGAGAGAACAAGGCCTCGCCGGAAACCCTTACCGGATTCTGTATGGGGACCTGAAGGAGAGCTTGGCGCTGTTGAAGGAGGCCAACTCCAAGCCTATGGCCTTCTCCCATGACATTGGTGCAAGGGTGTTGCCCTCCATCTCTAATGCCATCCAAAACCATG GAAAGAATTCATACGTATGGCTTGGGCCATATCCGAGAGTAAACATCATGGATCCAGAGCAACTTAACGCTACCTTTTCTCTAATCAATGATATCCAAAAGCCGGATATGAACCCGTTCTTTAAGTTCCTTTTAGAGGGAATTATAACGCATGAAGGCGAAAAATGGGCTAAACATAGAAAGATTATCAACCCTGCATTTCATTTGGATAAATTGAAG AATATGGTGCCAGTGTTCGTGGATAGCAGCAATGAGATAGTGAGTGAATGGGAAAGAATAGTACCTGAAGAAGAAGGGTGTTGTGAGTTGGATGTAATGCCATATCTACAAAGCTTGACACGTGATGCCATTTCCAGAGCAGCATTTGGAAGTAGCTATAAGGAAGGACAGATGATCTTCCAGCTTCTTAAACAACTTACTGATTGGGTGGTTAAGGTTGCTGGTGGAATTTATATTCCTGGATGGAG GTTTCTACCAACAAAGTcgaacaagaagatgaaggaaataaatagagaaataaaaagaatggtTTTGAGtattataaacaaaaggaaaatggcAATGAAGGAAGGTGAGGCTGTACAGAACGATCTATTGGGCATTCTCCTTGACTCTAATGcaaaagaaattgaagcaCAAGGAAACAACAAACACGTTGGAATGAGCATAGAAGATATCATTAATGAGTGCAAGATCTTCTACATTGCTGGCCAAGAAACCACAGAACAGCTATTAACTTGGACAATGATCTTGTTGAGCTTCCACACCGAGTGGCAAGAACGAGCTAGAGCTGAGGTTCGAGAAGTATTCGGTAACAACAACCCAGATTCCGATGGTCTACCTCGTCTAAAAGTG gtaaatatgattttacaCGAAGTTCTAAGACTATATCCACCTGCAAGTACGCTTAATCGGATGGTTAAAAAGGAAACGAGAGTTGGAAACTTAAGTCTACCAGCTGGAGTGATGTTGATTGCACCGGTGGTTCTTATTCACCGTGATCGTGAGATATGGGGTGAGGATGCAAATGAGTTTAAACCAGAGAGGTTTAGCAAGGGAGTTTCGAAAGCATCGAAGTTGCAGCCTGCTTTCTTTCCATTTGGATGGGGTCCTCGGACATGCATGGGGCAGGACCTTGCGATACATGAGGCTAAAGTTGCGATGTCCTTGATTCTACAACGTTTTTCATTTGAACTCTCTCCATCGTACGCTCATGCTCCCACTCTGCTTATGACTACTCAGCCTCAACATGGAGCTCATATCATCCTACGCAAATTGTAA
- the LOC111797436 gene encoding cytochrome P450 CYP72A219-like: MACVTATVSIWIVVVGLVVLGGKLLNSIWFRPKKLEKLLRQQGLAGNSYRILYGDLKERAAMREQANSKPMNFSNDIAPRVIPSIHHTIQKYGKNSFMWLGPIPRVNIMDPEQLKTVFALFNDIQKPSMNPLVKLFAGGLVNHEGAKWAKHRKIINPAFHLEKLKGMVPAFYHSCYDMVSKWESMVSEEGSCDLDVMPYLQQMAADVISRTAFGSSYEKGKKIFKLQTELADLVIQTIMRIYIPGWRFLPTKSNKKMKEISKEISSLILGIINEREKSMKAGEAMNSDLLGILMESNLNEIGQHGNNKDIGMSIEDVIDECKIFYIAGQETTATLLIWTMILLSSYSEWQDRARAEVFEIFGNKNPDYDGLNRLKVVTMIFNEVLRLYTPVGMLGRHVKKETKLGNLTVPAGVFLGLPVLLIHRDPELWGEDADEFKPERFSEGVSKATKNPAAFIPFGWGPRICIGLNFAMIEAKMALSIILQRFSFELSPSYTHAPTAAITTQPQHGAHIMLHKL; this comes from the exons ATGGCGTGTGTCACAGCCACGGTATCCATTTGGATAGTTGTGGTGGGTTTAGTCGTATTGGGAGGGAAACTTCTGAACTCTATTTGGTTTAGGCCCAAGAAACTAGAGAAGCTTTTAAGGCAGCAAGGACTCGCCGGAAATTCTTACCGGATTCTCTACGGAGACTTGAAGGAAAGAGCTGCCATGAGGGAGCAGGCCAACTCCAAGCCGATGAACTTCTCTAATGATATTGCTCCACGTGTTATTCCTTCTATTCATCATACCATCCAGAAATATG GCAAGAATTCATTTATGTGGCTTGGCCCCATACCAAGAGTGAACATCATGGACCCTGAACAACTTAAAACTGTGTTTGCATTGTTCAATGATATCCAAAAGCCATCTATGAATCCCCTTGTCAAGTTGTTTGCAGGGGGACTTGTAAACCATGAAGGAGCAAAATGGGCCAAACACAGAAAGATAATCAATCCTGCATTTCATTTAGAAAAGCTTAAG GGTATGGTACCAGCATTCTATCATAGCTGCTACGACATGGTTAGCAAATGGGAAAGCATGGTCTCCGAGGAGGGATCGTGTGACCTAGATGTAATGCCTTATCTACAACAAATGGCTGCTGATGTGATTTCTCGAACAGCATTTGGGAGTAGCTatgagaaaggaaaaaagatcttcaaacttcaaactGAACTAGCTGATTTGGTGATTCAAACTATCATGAGGATTTATATTCCGGGATGGAG ATTCCTACCCACAAAgtcgaacaaaaaaatgaaagagattAGTAAGGAGATATCATCTTTGATCTTGGGTATTATAAATGAACGGGAAAAGTCTATGAAGGCAGGTGAAGCTATGAATAGCGATCTTTTAGGCATTCTCATGGAATCCAATTTGAACGAAATTGGACAACATGGAAACAATAAAGACATTGGAATGAGCATAGAAGATGTCATAGATGAATGCAAGATTTTCTATATTGCCGGCCAAGAAACTACAGCTACATTACTAATTTGGACGATGATACTGTTGAGTTCATACTCGGAATGGCAAGACCGAGCAAGGGCAGAGGTCTTTGAGATCTTCGGTAACAAGAATCCAGATTACGATGGTCTAAATCGACTAAAAGTT GTAACTATGATCTTCAACGAGGTTCTCAGGTTATACACACCAGTGGGTATGCTTGGACGACatgttaaaaaagaaacaaaacttgGAAATTTGACTGTACCAGCCGGAGTGTTCCTGGGCCTACCAGTTCTTCTAATTCATCGTGATCCTGAGTTATGGGGTGAGGATGCGGACGAATTTAAACCAGAAAGATTTTCTGAGGGAGTTTCTAAAGCTACAAAAAATCCAGCTGCTTTTATCCCATTTGGTTGGGGTCCTCGAATATGCATAGGACTAAACTTTGCCATGATTGAAGCAAAAATGGCGTTATCAATCATCCTACAACGCTTCTCATTTGAGCTTTCTCCATCGTATACTCATGCTCCCACCGCGGCTATAACAACCCAACCTCAACATGGAGCGCATATCATGCTGCACAAACTGTAG